The following proteins come from a genomic window of Puniceicoccus vermicola:
- a CDS encoding LptF/LptG family permease — translation MRIDLYIFREWVKIFTLAAGAILGLLLLSEIYNELPGFLDRKAPLDQVITFFLLLIPGYLPSLLPICFLLSLLFSLASLHRNGEIVAIRSAGISLFRLSRAYWIAAGLLAAVLLWLNGSLAPSSIENSRLIKEQVKEKDLASRSDHIRGTTQDLAVAIPGSDEIWFVEVYRRSSNEAFGVSVSLPQGDGKRIRYEAARAVYDTEKEHWILEDGLIMNLSEDSGIPESLVQFDQMELINSEMSPILLVGFSQRPKDLSLNQLAGLLSEMGNVPKSKPYRARYYSILSSPFQFFVVVLITLPCALGSGRSRASGGFFRAVWIYLGFFAVTAVFSFAGQREILPSLLAAWSPFVIATAAGIWMYRQNA, via the coding sequence TTGCGCATCGACCTCTACATCTTCCGCGAGTGGGTGAAAATCTTCACCCTCGCTGCGGGAGCCATCCTCGGGCTCCTCTTACTGAGTGAGATCTACAACGAGCTCCCCGGATTTCTCGACCGCAAGGCACCGTTGGATCAGGTCATCACCTTTTTTCTGCTTCTCATCCCGGGATATCTCCCCTCCCTGCTTCCGATCTGCTTTCTGCTCTCGCTCCTCTTCTCCCTGGCCTCTCTTCACCGCAACGGAGAGATCGTGGCAATCCGTTCGGCAGGCATCAGTCTCTTTCGCCTCAGCCGCGCTTACTGGATCGCCGCGGGACTTCTCGCCGCCGTCCTTCTCTGGCTAAACGGCTCCCTTGCCCCTTCATCCATCGAGAACTCGCGTCTGATCAAGGAGCAGGTCAAAGAAAAAGACCTGGCCAGCCGCAGCGACCATATCCGCGGAACCACCCAGGATCTCGCCGTCGCGATTCCCGGCAGCGATGAGATTTGGTTTGTGGAGGTCTATCGCCGCTCGAGCAACGAGGCTTTCGGCGTCTCCGTCTCTCTGCCCCAAGGGGACGGCAAGCGCATCCGCTATGAAGCCGCCCGAGCCGTCTACGATACCGAGAAGGAACACTGGATCCTCGAGGACGGGCTGATTATGAACTTGAGCGAAGATTCCGGAATCCCCGAGTCCCTCGTCCAGTTCGATCAAATGGAGCTCATAAATAGCGAAATGAGCCCGATCCTACTGGTTGGATTCAGCCAGCGGCCGAAAGATCTTTCCCTCAACCAACTCGCCGGCCTCCTGAGCGAAATGGGGAATGTGCCCAAGAGTAAACCCTACCGCGCTCGCTACTACTCGATTCTTTCCTCCCCTTTCCAGTTTTTCGTGGTCGTTCTGATCACGCTCCCCTGCGCCTTGGGCAGTGGCCGTTCCCGCGCTTCCGGAGGTTTTTTCCGCGCCGTCTGGATCTATCTGGGATTCTTTGCTGTCACCGCAGTCTTCTCGTTCGCCGGTCAGCGCGAAATCCTCCCCTCGCTCCTCGCGGCGTGGAGCCCTTTCGTCATCGCGACCGCGGCGGGTATTTGGATGTATCGCCAAAACGCTTGA
- a CDS encoding glycine betaine ABC transporter substrate-binding protein has protein sequence MNKIKTITSVFAAGLISAAATADTVKIAYPNWSEGIAMTNLVAAILEDEMGYDVDLTQADPGVIYAALADGDQDLLLDAWLPNTHADYWDQYGDQLENLGTTFGYGVTGLVVPAYMDVESIEDLNDIADELDNKITGIGMGAGITKNTNIAIDEYDLDFTQVNSSGPAMTAALANAIENEAPIVVTGWKPHWMFGRFDLKVLTDPRGVFPIDGLRKVSRVGFSEDYPDVADFLKNFSLTEDQLLSLMLAIDESDDDALDVASDWARDNSPLVESWLPRR, from the coding sequence ATGAATAAGATAAAAACCATAACTTCGGTTTTCGCCGCCGGATTGATTTCGGCTGCCGCGACTGCCGATACCGTGAAGATTGCCTATCCGAATTGGTCGGAAGGGATCGCTATGACAAATCTGGTTGCAGCGATTCTCGAAGACGAGATGGGCTACGATGTGGACCTCACCCAAGCGGATCCTGGGGTCATCTATGCTGCACTGGCTGACGGAGATCAAGATCTTCTCCTGGATGCTTGGCTGCCGAACACTCACGCCGATTACTGGGATCAGTATGGCGATCAGCTTGAAAACCTCGGCACAACCTTCGGGTATGGGGTAACCGGTTTGGTCGTTCCCGCCTACATGGATGTGGAGAGCATTGAAGATCTCAATGACATCGCCGACGAGCTGGACAACAAGATTACCGGAATCGGAATGGGTGCCGGAATCACGAAGAACACCAACATCGCGATTGATGAGTATGACTTGGACTTCACCCAAGTGAACTCGAGCGGACCGGCAATGACGGCCGCCCTCGCCAATGCGATTGAGAATGAAGCGCCAATTGTGGTGACTGGTTGGAAACCTCACTGGATGTTCGGTCGCTTTGATCTGAAGGTCCTTACCGATCCCCGTGGCGTCTTCCCGATCGATGGATTGCGTAAAGTCTCCCGCGTCGGCTTCAGCGAAGACTATCCGGATGTGGCGGATTTCCTGAAGAACTTTTCGTTGACCGAAGATCAGCTCCTCTCGCTGATGCTCGCCATCGATGAATCGGACGACGACGCTTTGGACGTGGCTTCTGACTGGGCTCGTGATAACAGCCCTCTCGTTGAGTCCTGGCTCCCCCGCCGATAA
- a CDS encoding DinB family protein, with protein sequence MMTHLLNASATKANLALLNQAVDFLNGMPEELYGATEAPVFPSSIGAHLRHILDHYDSLLDGLESGKVDYHSRDRDAETEKRPDRALQRIETIRTRLTGENDRPNDFKSDLSLRISADDPEAEIPTTAERELFFGLSHTVHHYALIAMIARHNGYGVPDDFGVAPSTLAHRKSLSSQQSQQSQASQ encoded by the coding sequence ATGATGACCCACCTACTCAATGCTTCGGCGACTAAGGCAAATCTGGCTCTCCTCAATCAGGCGGTCGACTTTCTCAACGGCATGCCGGAAGAACTCTACGGAGCGACGGAGGCCCCAGTATTCCCGTCCTCAATCGGTGCCCATTTGCGACATATCCTCGACCACTATGATAGTCTCCTCGACGGCCTCGAGTCCGGGAAGGTCGATTACCACTCCCGCGACCGCGACGCAGAAACCGAGAAACGTCCAGACCGCGCCCTTCAACGAATCGAAACCATCCGCACTCGTCTTACCGGTGAGAATGATCGTCCAAATGACTTCAAATCTGACCTATCCCTTCGCATCTCCGCTGACGATCCGGAAGCCGAAATTCCTACAACGGCCGAGAGGGAACTCTTTTTCGGACTCAGCCATACGGTTCACCATTATGCTCTCATCGCGATGATCGCCCGCCACAACGGATACGGGGTCCCCGATGACTTTGGCGTCGCTCCTTCGACTTTGGCTCACCGCAAGAGCCTTTCTAGCCAACAGTCCCAGCAGAGCCAGGCCAGCCAGTAA
- a CDS encoding quaternary amine ABC transporter ATP-binding protein: MSEANIVEVKNLYKIFGNNPKERAMPLVEKGLSKAEILEKTGCTVGINNASFSVRKREIFVIMGLSGSGKSTVIRCVNRLIGATAGQVLVDGRDVLSASREELREIRRKKMSMVFQRFGLLPHRTVIDNVAFGLEIQGIRKEERYKKAQKAIETVGLAGYEESMTQALSGGMQQRVGLARALANDPEILLMDEAFSALDPLIRVQLQDELLELQAKDHRTILFITHDLDEALKLGDRIAIMKDGEVVQVGTPEEILSKPANDYVRDFVENVDRSKVITAGSIMRKTDVAYVSNGPHQALRQMRKLGASTLYVLDPDRKFRGLIRLEEVAELAKKTPEKEDERRTIESVIHTEYYTTSPDVPIADLLEESAKNIVPLAVVDEKGAFRGIVTRPAILSGIAG; encoded by the coding sequence ATGAGCGAAGCGAATATCGTTGAGGTAAAGAACCTCTACAAAATCTTCGGTAACAATCCGAAAGAGCGGGCCATGCCTCTCGTTGAGAAAGGGTTGTCGAAGGCCGAGATTCTTGAGAAGACCGGATGCACCGTTGGAATTAACAACGCATCCTTTTCGGTGCGAAAGCGTGAGATCTTTGTGATTATGGGACTTTCCGGAAGCGGTAAGTCGACGGTCATTCGTTGCGTGAATCGGCTTATCGGTGCAACCGCAGGGCAGGTGCTCGTCGATGGCCGCGACGTGCTTTCGGCCTCACGGGAAGAATTGCGGGAGATCCGCCGGAAGAAGATGAGCATGGTCTTCCAGCGTTTTGGCCTGCTTCCACACCGAACGGTGATCGATAATGTCGCTTTTGGCCTGGAGATTCAGGGAATCCGAAAAGAAGAGCGCTACAAGAAAGCGCAAAAGGCGATCGAGACAGTCGGTCTAGCTGGCTACGAAGAAAGCATGACGCAGGCACTGAGCGGCGGCATGCAACAGCGAGTCGGTTTGGCTCGGGCTCTCGCCAATGACCCGGAGATCCTGCTTATGGATGAAGCCTTTTCGGCGCTCGACCCGTTGATTCGGGTGCAACTCCAAGACGAGTTGCTCGAGTTGCAGGCAAAGGATCATCGAACGATTTTATTCATCACCCACGATTTGGACGAAGCTCTCAAGTTGGGTGACCGGATTGCGATTATGAAGGACGGGGAAGTCGTCCAAGTCGGAACCCCGGAAGAAATTCTCAGCAAACCGGCAAATGACTATGTGCGCGATTTTGTTGAGAACGTAGACCGTAGTAAGGTCATTACCGCGGGTTCGATCATGCGCAAGACCGACGTTGCTTATGTATCGAATGGACCTCACCAAGCGTTGCGGCAAATGAGGAAGCTCGGCGCGTCTACGTTGTATGTGCTGGATCCCGACCGGAAGTTTCGTGGGCTAATTCGATTGGAAGAGGTTGCGGAACTGGCGAAGAAAACGCCAGAGAAGGAAGACGAACGCCGCACAATCGAGTCGGTCATTCATACTGAATACTATACGACGTCTCCCGATGTCCCCATTGCGGATCTTCTCGAGGAGTCGGCCAAGAATATTGTGCCACTAGCCGTCGTTGATGAAAAAGGTGCCTTCCGCGGTATCGTAACCCGCCCAGCTATTCTCTCCGGTATTGCCGGATAA
- a CDS encoding NRDE family protein, whose amino-acid sequence MCTATWMEGDRFRCFLFNRDERRTRPVEVPPRIHEPIHLPRFLAPTDPQSQGSWIAVNEYGLTAAILNHYDASTQMGKPKHPETISRGTLPITAVAHKRAEQSISEIAGRVQESHFEPFHLVLYSADGDGELLTWNGSTLTNSNITEVKLPLTTSSWKSNEVTEFRRDLYQKQVGIRPKLHELLEFHGTSTPDQPAYGPAMVRDDAHTRSLTIVRLGGGEISMRHQFFDPENSTFLNPTEVRTPRKLFS is encoded by the coding sequence ATGTGTACGGCAACTTGGATGGAGGGTGACCGTTTTCGGTGCTTCCTATTTAATCGGGATGAGCGCCGGACCCGCCCGGTCGAAGTGCCCCCGCGAATACACGAACCGATTCACCTCCCGCGATTCCTCGCTCCAACCGACCCACAAAGCCAAGGAAGCTGGATCGCCGTGAATGAGTACGGTTTGACCGCCGCGATTCTAAACCATTACGACGCCAGCACCCAAATGGGAAAGCCAAAGCATCCGGAAACCATTAGCCGCGGCACCCTTCCCATTACCGCGGTCGCCCACAAACGCGCGGAGCAATCGATCTCCGAAATCGCCGGGCGAGTGCAAGAATCCCATTTCGAGCCATTTCATCTCGTCCTCTACTCGGCCGACGGCGATGGTGAGCTCCTGACCTGGAACGGCTCAACCCTGACCAACTCCAACATCACCGAGGTAAAACTTCCCCTGACGACCTCCTCGTGGAAGAGCAATGAGGTCACAGAATTTCGACGAGACCTTTATCAGAAGCAGGTCGGGATCCGCCCCAAACTTCATGAGCTCCTGGAGTTCCACGGGACATCCACCCCCGATCAACCCGCCTATGGTCCGGCAATGGTCCGAGACGATGCCCATACCCGCTCTCTCACCATCGTTCGCCTCGGAGGCGGGGAGATTTCGATGCGGCACCAATTTTTTGATCCGGAGAACAGTACGTTTCTCAACCCCACGGAGGTCCGGACCCCGCGCAAACTCTTTTCATGA
- a CDS encoding HD domain-containing phosphohydrolase has product MQDSITPGLGERSKILVVDDSVETLEMICKILEEQGHKTFGFEKATEALESAESIQPDLILLDAIMPDPDGYRSCELIREIDSLSHVPIIFVSGVQEPFEKVRAFQVGAVDYLTKPFHAKEIDVRITTHLELSRKQEEARATARTLSDLVEQQVQEISQSQMALIFALAKLSESRDFETGKHMARIQIFCRILSLELRKGPYSEHIDDRFLEDIVCTSALHDIGKVGIEDSILLKPGKLTPDEFDIMKRHSVIGADTLHAVFKKFPSNHFLSMAIKIARSHHERWDGTGYPDGLAGEDIPLCARIMGLADVYDALRSRRPYKDPFSHEKAVAIIKEESGTHFDPRIVDAFLACEQEFSATREKISNSEPPTT; this is encoded by the coding sequence GTGCAGGATTCAATAACCCCCGGTTTAGGAGAACGCTCCAAAATTCTCGTCGTCGACGATTCAGTGGAAACACTGGAGATGATTTGCAAGATTCTCGAAGAACAGGGACATAAGACATTCGGCTTCGAAAAAGCCACCGAAGCCCTCGAGTCGGCAGAGAGCATTCAACCCGATCTCATTCTCCTCGACGCGATCATGCCGGATCCCGATGGCTATCGCTCGTGTGAGCTGATTCGGGAAATCGACTCTCTGAGCCACGTCCCCATCATTTTTGTCAGCGGAGTTCAGGAACCCTTCGAAAAGGTTCGCGCCTTCCAAGTCGGAGCCGTCGATTATCTGACCAAGCCCTTCCACGCCAAAGAGATCGATGTTCGCATCACCACTCACCTGGAATTAAGCCGCAAGCAGGAAGAGGCCCGGGCCACCGCGAGAACGCTCAGCGATTTGGTCGAACAGCAGGTGCAAGAAATCTCCCAATCCCAGATGGCGCTGATTTTCGCGTTGGCCAAACTCTCCGAGTCCCGCGACTTCGAAACGGGAAAGCACATGGCGAGGATCCAGATTTTCTGCAGAATCCTCTCTCTGGAACTGCGCAAAGGTCCCTACTCCGAGCACATCGACGATAGGTTCCTCGAAGACATCGTCTGCACCAGCGCCCTCCATGACATCGGAAAAGTCGGCATTGAGGACAGCATCCTCCTTAAACCGGGAAAGCTCACACCCGACGAGTTCGACATCATGAAGCGCCACTCCGTCATCGGTGCCGACACCTTGCACGCGGTCTTTAAAAAGTTCCCCTCCAACCATTTTCTCTCCATGGCCATCAAGATCGCCCGCTCCCACCACGAAAGATGGGACGGCACCGGATATCCCGATGGCCTCGCCGGTGAAGACATCCCCCTCTGCGCCCGGATCATGGGCTTGGCGGACGTCTACGATGCCCTTCGCTCCCGCCGGCCCTACAAGGATCCATTCTCCCACGAGAAAGCTGTAGCAATCATTAAAGAAGAGAGCGGAACCCATTTCGACCCCCGTATCGTCGACGCATTCCTCGCCTGCGAACAGGAGTTTTCCGCGACGCGGGAAAAGATCTCCAATAGCGAGCCTCCCACAACCTAA
- a CDS encoding DUF1343 domain-containing protein, giving the protein MNSVFTRLFSLLSLGLALGMPVAASAQSQSSAKPRTVRSIFLGIDTLNQRGFDLLEGKRIGLLTHPAGVNRQGESTIQVLNRASNVDLVALFGPEHGVYGNEKANVPVLDRIDPKTGLPVFSLYGKYRKPTPEMLSNIDAMVVDLQDLGVRSYTYISCMKLAMEACFENDVEFIVLDRPNPLGGLKVDGPMMETRWMSYVGDYRMPYVYGLTIGELARMLKEVPGWLEVPAKVRLEGDLKIVPMKGWKRSMLWPQTGLRWVPTSPAIPDLSAVLGYPMTGLGTQLGGFRHGYGTPFPFRLLTYPGMSPITLKAKLEQLKIPGLSYQLKRYQLPNRSMGMGVYVIVDDYNVLRPTQLSFEMMKLAAQWSGKNPFASATEAQMTLYNKHVGSTEWWNAISTQGGRVDLKYFLRKFELEADTFQEFSQRYWIYQ; this is encoded by the coding sequence ATGAATTCGGTCTTCACTCGCCTCTTCAGCCTCCTCTCTCTCGGCCTTGCCTTGGGCATGCCAGTCGCTGCCTCCGCCCAGAGTCAGAGCTCGGCCAAACCCCGCACCGTTCGCTCGATCTTTCTCGGAATCGACACTCTTAACCAGCGGGGGTTCGACCTCTTGGAGGGAAAGCGCATCGGGCTACTCACTCATCCCGCCGGAGTGAACCGCCAAGGGGAGTCGACGATTCAGGTCCTCAACCGCGCGTCGAATGTCGATCTGGTCGCCCTCTTCGGCCCCGAGCACGGCGTCTACGGCAACGAGAAAGCCAACGTTCCCGTCCTCGACCGGATTGACCCCAAAACTGGCCTCCCCGTTTTTTCGCTCTACGGCAAATACCGCAAGCCCACCCCGGAGATGCTCTCCAACATCGATGCCATGGTTGTCGATTTGCAGGATCTCGGCGTCCGCTCCTACACCTACATCAGCTGCATGAAGCTGGCGATGGAGGCCTGTTTTGAAAACGACGTGGAGTTCATCGTCCTCGATCGCCCCAATCCGCTCGGAGGCCTCAAGGTCGACGGTCCGATGATGGAAACCCGCTGGATGAGCTACGTCGGCGACTACCGGATGCCCTACGTCTATGGTCTCACCATCGGAGAGCTGGCCCGGATGCTGAAAGAAGTGCCCGGTTGGCTCGAAGTCCCCGCAAAGGTTCGCCTCGAGGGGGATCTCAAGATCGTGCCGATGAAGGGATGGAAGCGCTCCATGCTCTGGCCTCAAACCGGCTTGCGCTGGGTGCCAACCTCCCCAGCCATCCCCGACCTCTCCGCCGTTCTCGGCTATCCGATGACCGGGCTGGGCACGCAACTGGGCGGCTTCCGCCACGGTTATGGCACTCCGTTCCCCTTCCGCCTTCTCACCTATCCCGGCATGTCGCCCATCACCCTGAAGGCCAAGCTGGAACAATTGAAAATTCCCGGCCTCAGCTACCAGTTGAAGCGCTATCAACTCCCCAACCGCAGCATGGGCATGGGCGTGTACGTGATCGTCGACGATTACAATGTCCTCCGTCCGACCCAGCTGAGCTTTGAAATGATGAAGCTCGCCGCCCAATGGTCCGGAAAGAATCCTTTCGCCTCGGCCACCGAAGCGCAGATGACCCTCTACAACAAGCACGTCGGCTCGACCGAGTGGTGGAACGCCATCTCGACTCAAGGTGGCCGGGTTGACCTGAAATATTTCCTTCGCAAGTTCGAGCTCGAGGCGGACACTTTCCAAGAGTTCAGCCAGCGCTACTGGATCTATCAATAA
- a CDS encoding alpha/beta fold hydrolase produces the protein MNARRKKWFLWILALYLVLLGASHLKRAVFPTKPVLDREQKTFVAQGYGEDEGNSIRIAYLDEGPKDGIPVLLIHGSPVATDALLPLLDELPEDLRLIAPDLPGHGNSTYEVEDGSFRADADYLHQLIESLGIPSVQVVAYSRGGGPALQMIQQHPDEVSSLILVSSIGVQEQELLGNYTLNHALHSLQLGFFVLVEELVPHFGYLDNAILNSDYARSFSDADQRPLRKILSQVEVPTLIIHGKEDALVPVSAAREHHRIVPQSELVEMKGGHILIMRKAADVARRIDGFVHESAAGVARAKADASPTRLLQAAEKKASSPGAPASGRGLMFLAVILFFATFASEDLTCVIAGILAAAGTLSFTVATLACFLGILVGDLAIFFGGRFFGTQAVRYPPFRWVLTEERLDTAQEWFIRRGAVVILSSRFIPGSRLAVYFAAGMARTQVSKFLLYFLIAAIIWTPLLVGLAMLIGNPLLQIFARFEHWALPALIVLIAFILFVTKVIVPLLTARGRRISYGSWKRKVRWEFWPRWIFYPPVVLWVLWLGIRHRKPSLFTGANPGIAGGGIAFESKREIYSLLESGKGQIARTLSLPPQGSVQEWLPQIRSFQDQLPSPFPLVCKPDFGERGDGVSIVHNESDLIRALEEIDRDPIVQEFIPGLEYGIFFEKKPSESKGRVTSITRKIHTTVTGDGIKTLDELILADDRAVCCYSYFRDKHRAHLLSIPPKGEEYELATLGSHCRGSLFLDGSSLLTPELTEAVNQIFDGVEGLCFGRLDVKCPSDEDLQRGQHLTVLEFNGITSEPTHIYDPKHSLMYAYSVVFAQWARAFEIAAENRKAGHEPWSAGKTLHLMVNAMRGRPVKTKEKTQTPAS, from the coding sequence ATGAACGCACGGCGCAAGAAGTGGTTCCTCTGGATTCTGGCTCTCTATTTGGTCCTCTTGGGTGCATCCCATCTCAAGAGAGCGGTCTTCCCGACGAAACCGGTCCTGGATCGAGAGCAAAAAACCTTTGTCGCCCAGGGCTATGGCGAGGACGAGGGGAACTCGATCCGCATCGCCTATCTCGATGAAGGCCCCAAGGATGGGATCCCGGTCCTCCTCATTCACGGGAGCCCGGTCGCAACGGATGCTCTCCTGCCGCTTCTTGACGAGCTCCCCGAAGATCTCCGCCTCATCGCCCCGGACCTCCCTGGGCACGGCAACTCCACCTATGAGGTAGAGGATGGGTCCTTTCGCGCCGACGCGGACTACCTTCACCAGCTCATTGAATCCCTCGGCATTCCTTCGGTCCAGGTCGTTGCCTACAGCCGGGGCGGAGGTCCGGCCCTCCAGATGATCCAACAGCATCCCGATGAGGTGAGCAGTCTCATTCTCGTGTCGTCCATCGGAGTTCAAGAGCAAGAGCTCCTGGGAAACTATACCCTCAACCACGCTCTACACTCTCTGCAGCTCGGCTTCTTCGTCCTCGTCGAAGAGCTAGTTCCCCATTTCGGCTACCTCGACAACGCGATCCTCAACAGCGACTACGCCCGCAGTTTTTCGGATGCAGACCAGCGCCCACTCCGCAAAATCCTCTCCCAGGTCGAAGTTCCGACTCTGATCATTCATGGAAAGGAAGATGCTCTCGTCCCCGTCTCGGCAGCCCGGGAGCATCACCGCATCGTCCCCCAGAGCGAACTGGTGGAGATGAAGGGTGGTCACATACTGATCATGAGAAAAGCGGCCGACGTCGCTCGGCGGATCGACGGTTTCGTCCATGAATCGGCAGCAGGTGTCGCCCGGGCAAAGGCGGACGCCTCGCCAACCCGCCTGCTGCAAGCTGCCGAAAAGAAAGCTTCGAGTCCGGGCGCTCCCGCCTCCGGTCGAGGATTGATGTTTCTCGCCGTCATTCTCTTTTTTGCCACCTTCGCCAGCGAAGATCTTACCTGCGTGATCGCTGGAATCCTCGCAGCAGCCGGAACCTTGTCCTTTACGGTGGCCACGCTCGCTTGCTTCCTCGGCATCCTGGTCGGCGATCTCGCGATTTTCTTCGGCGGTCGATTCTTCGGGACACAAGCGGTCCGTTATCCGCCGTTCCGCTGGGTTCTCACCGAGGAGCGTCTCGACACCGCTCAAGAATGGTTTATCCGCCGCGGCGCAGTCGTAATCCTCTCCTCCCGCTTTATCCCCGGCAGCCGACTCGCGGTCTATTTTGCGGCAGGAATGGCCCGAACCCAGGTATCCAAATTCCTCCTCTACTTCCTGATCGCCGCGATTATCTGGACCCCCTTGCTCGTGGGACTCGCGATGCTCATCGGGAACCCCCTGCTTCAGATTTTCGCCAGATTCGAGCACTGGGCCCTCCCCGCCCTCATCGTGCTGATCGCCTTCATCCTCTTCGTGACCAAGGTAATCGTACCGCTCCTCACCGCCCGCGGACGTCGCATCTCCTACGGCTCCTGGAAACGAAAGGTCCGCTGGGAGTTTTGGCCTCGTTGGATTTTTTACCCTCCCGTGGTTCTTTGGGTTCTCTGGCTCGGGATCCGGCACCGCAAACCCTCCCTCTTTACCGGAGCCAATCCGGGAATCGCAGGAGGTGGGATCGCCTTCGAGTCCAAACGTGAGATCTACTCCCTCCTGGAATCGGGAAAGGGCCAGATCGCCCGGACTCTCTCTCTCCCCCCTCAAGGCTCCGTTCAAGAGTGGCTCCCACAGATCCGCAGTTTTCAGGATCAGCTACCGTCCCCGTTTCCCTTGGTCTGCAAACCGGATTTCGGCGAACGGGGCGATGGGGTCTCGATTGTTCACAACGAGTCTGATCTGATCCGCGCCCTTGAGGAGATTGACCGGGATCCGATCGTCCAAGAATTTATCCCCGGCCTGGAATACGGGATTTTCTTCGAAAAGAAGCCCAGCGAATCCAAGGGACGCGTCACATCAATCACCCGCAAGATTCATACAACCGTGACCGGAGATGGGATCAAAACGCTTGATGAACTGATTCTCGCAGACGATCGCGCCGTCTGCTGCTATTCTTACTTCCGCGACAAGCATCGTGCGCACCTGCTCTCGATTCCTCCCAAAGGAGAAGAATACGAACTGGCGACCCTCGGATCCCATTGCCGTGGCAGCCTCTTCCTCGACGGATCGTCACTACTCACTCCCGAGCTCACTGAGGCGGTTAACCAGATCTTCGACGGGGTGGAAGGCCTCTGCTTCGGTCGTCTGGACGTCAAGTGCCCATCCGATGAAGACCTTCAAAGAGGACAGCACCTGACCGTCCTCGAATTTAATGGGATCACCTCAGAACCCACCCACATCTACGACCCGAAGCACTCCCTCATGTACGCCTACAGCGTAGTCTTCGCCCAATGGGCTCGGGCCTTCGAGATCGCTGCAGAGAACCGAAAGGCGGGACACGAACCTTGGTCCGCCGGAAAAACTCTTCACCTCATGGTCAACGCGATGAGAGGTCGGCCAGTTAAAACCAAAGAGAAGACCCAAACCCCTGCCTCGTAA